A DNA window from Luteolibacter luteus contains the following coding sequences:
- a CDS encoding phage portal protein produces the protein MIRRFDEAREAIMASANTPAVPVESGSESAPEAGTLGMGSDWRRMWGNDDASSAADRLAAVYGCVAVIASSIAAMPLQLFRQNGETRERETTHRLAGLLGDAPNEAMTWPQLREALLYQVILRGNSHSRQFWSGGFVREMFPLPLGSVATSLTDARRVAYDVGTNQFKVPEGRFYRPDIAHFKALTGDGIEGINPIKHCRLSTAAGVALARYGKTSAESGQPLRGIITAQTVFKNTDQAKQVRSRWGEAYRDSVSGDGIAIFEGGDMKFHQVTMSMRDAQFIENMEFTVAEICRIFNVPPHKIQKLDRATFNNIEHLSREFYVATLVPWITRIEATLNQCLLTEGDRRAGLYLRHNADGLLRGDLQSRSEAMKNQISSGLMTPNEGRALEDRPPLPGGDQLLFPINHVPLEKLGAESQEPGAKPKEPKP, from the coding sequence GTGATCCGGAGATTCGACGAGGCCCGGGAGGCGATCATGGCTTCCGCAAACACTCCTGCCGTGCCGGTGGAGAGTGGATCCGAATCGGCTCCTGAGGCTGGCACCTTGGGGATGGGATCGGACTGGCGGAGAATGTGGGGGAACGACGATGCATCCAGCGCGGCGGACCGACTCGCGGCCGTCTATGGCTGCGTGGCGGTCATTGCGTCCTCGATCGCGGCGATGCCCTTGCAGCTCTTCCGCCAGAATGGGGAGACCCGGGAAAGGGAAACCACGCACCGGCTTGCCGGGCTGCTCGGCGATGCCCCGAATGAGGCGATGACTTGGCCGCAGTTGCGCGAGGCCCTGCTCTACCAGGTGATCCTCCGCGGAAACTCTCACTCCCGCCAATTTTGGAGCGGGGGCTTTGTCCGCGAGATGTTTCCCCTGCCCCTCGGATCGGTTGCCACCTCGCTCACCGATGCTAGGAGGGTCGCCTACGACGTCGGGACCAATCAATTTAAGGTTCCCGAAGGCCGTTTCTACCGGCCCGACATCGCCCATTTCAAAGCCCTCACCGGCGACGGCATCGAGGGCATCAACCCGATCAAGCATTGCCGCCTTTCCACGGCCGCCGGCGTTGCCCTGGCGCGCTACGGCAAGACCTCGGCGGAGAGCGGCCAGCCTCTTCGGGGCATCATCACCGCGCAAACCGTCTTCAAAAACACCGATCAGGCGAAACAGGTGCGAAGCCGATGGGGTGAGGCTTACCGTGATTCGGTGAGCGGCGACGGCATCGCCATCTTCGAAGGCGGCGACATGAAGTTCCACCAGGTGACGATGAGTATGCGCGATGCGCAGTTCATCGAAAACATGGAATTCACGGTCGCGGAGATCTGCCGGATCTTCAACGTGCCGCCGCACAAAATCCAGAAGCTCGACCGGGCCACGTTCAACAACATCGAGCACCTGTCCCGGGAGTTCTACGTTGCCACCTTGGTTCCGTGGATCACGCGCATTGAGGCGACCTTGAACCAGTGCCTGCTCACCGAGGGCGACCGCCGTGCCGGGCTTTATCTCCGCCACAATGCCGACGGCTTGCTTCGCGGTGACCTGCAGAGCCGCTCCGAGGCCATGAAGAATCAGATTTCCTCTGGGCTGATGACGCCCAACGAGGGCCGGGCCTTGGAGGATCGCCCGCCCCTTCCCGGGGGCGACCAGCTCCTTTTCCCGATCAACCATGTGCCCTTGGAGAAGCTCGGAGCAGAGAGCCAAGAGCCCGGAGCCAAACCGAAAGAACCAAAGCCATGA
- a CDS encoding HNH endonuclease: MTLHNTRFRRAINKGKSFTKIRNQRTYDHAWAAYSRRYLARNPICYCDKVRVWREGEESSAAFGPPGAVAPASHTDHVRPMSMGGLKYDPANHQPLCHSCHSKKTAKWG, from the coding sequence ATGACGTTGCATAATACACGGTTCCGCAGGGCTATCAATAAAGGCAAATCATTCACTAAGATAAGAAATCAAAGGACTTATGACCATGCTTGGGCAGCCTACTCGCGGCGCTACCTTGCACGAAATCCGATCTGTTACTGTGACAAGGTGAGAGTGTGGAGAGAGGGAGAGGAGTCCTCAGCCGCGTTCGGTCCGCCCGGTGCTGTGGCTCCTGCTAGCCACACCGACCACGTGCGACCGATGAGCATGGGAGGGCTCAAGTATGACCCTGCAAACCATCAGCCGCTGTGCCACTCTTGCCACTCGAAGAAGACCGCGAAGTGGGGTTGA
- a CDS encoding GDSL-type esterase/lipase family protein, protein MTRLLCMVLFCLSPLAKGSGPTVVFLGDSITYDGRWAAWVESQLRHDNFYAEGEIINVGLGSETTSGLSEPGHAGGQFVRPCIHQRLDRVLDALHPDLVIACYGMNDGIYQPLDEGRMDAYKKGMTLLKEKVEGARAQIVFVTPPLFNPDKNIPDPSSYDGVLDAQAAWLKSNEAKGWKVIDIRPGLKAAVASARVANPGFIYAADGVHPGTEGHRFIADEIGEDLLPLLERKALPFANAAAYPVLYRRAQVLRDAWLSETKHSRPGVPEGLPVAEAKREAAKLWQEYRIVDEARISEWSGYERLDFKVDERDALLVRPKQPAKGNPWIWRTEFFGHEPQADLELLARGYHVAYIDVQNMYGAPVAMRHMDALYDQLVGAQGLSKKVTLEGFSRGGLFAFNWAALNPERVTALYVDAPVCDFKSWPGGKGVGPGSPEDWKRCLQAYGLSEAEAMAYSKNPVDQLAPLAKAGIPVLAVIGDSDEVVPVAENIDLVEKRYKELGGKIEVIRKAGGKHHPHSLPDPKPIVDFITAAEARQ, encoded by the coding sequence ATGACCCGTCTCCTCTGCATGGTGCTATTCTGTCTGAGTCCTTTGGCAAAAGGGTCGGGGCCAACCGTGGTTTTTCTGGGAGACAGCATTACCTACGATGGCCGCTGGGCAGCATGGGTGGAATCGCAGCTGAGGCATGACAATTTTTATGCCGAAGGCGAGATCATCAATGTCGGCCTTGGCAGTGAGACCACCTCCGGCCTGTCGGAGCCCGGTCATGCAGGCGGGCAGTTCGTGCGGCCCTGCATCCATCAGCGCTTGGACCGGGTGCTTGATGCCTTGCACCCCGATCTGGTGATCGCCTGCTACGGGATGAACGATGGGATTTACCAGCCTCTGGATGAAGGAAGGATGGACGCCTACAAGAAAGGCATGACGCTCCTGAAGGAGAAGGTGGAAGGGGCCCGGGCGCAGATCGTTTTTGTCACCCCACCGCTCTTTAATCCGGATAAGAATATTCCGGATCCTTCAAGTTACGACGGGGTTTTGGATGCCCAGGCGGCTTGGCTGAAATCGAACGAGGCCAAGGGTTGGAAAGTGATCGACATCCGTCCCGGTCTAAAGGCCGCGGTTGCGAGCGCGAGGGTGGCGAATCCGGGTTTCATTTACGCCGCGGATGGCGTGCATCCGGGCACGGAGGGACATCGCTTCATTGCGGATGAAATCGGGGAGGACTTGCTACCCCTTCTCGAACGGAAGGCGTTGCCTTTCGCCAACGCTGCCGCGTATCCGGTACTCTATCGCCGTGCCCAAGTCCTGCGGGACGCTTGGCTGAGCGAAACGAAGCACTCGCGACCCGGGGTTCCCGAAGGCCTGCCGGTAGCCGAAGCCAAGCGCGAGGCCGCGAAGCTGTGGCAGGAATACCGCATTGTGGACGAAGCACGGATTTCCGAGTGGTCGGGTTATGAGCGTCTGGACTTCAAGGTGGATGAACGTGACGCGCTGCTGGTGCGCCCCAAGCAGCCAGCCAAGGGAAATCCATGGATCTGGCGCACCGAGTTCTTCGGGCATGAGCCGCAGGCTGACCTTGAGTTGCTCGCGCGCGGCTACCATGTGGCCTACATCGATGTGCAGAACATGTACGGTGCTCCCGTGGCGATGAGGCACATGGATGCGCTCTACGATCAACTGGTGGGGGCGCAGGGGCTCTCGAAAAAGGTCACGCTGGAAGGCTTCAGCCGCGGCGGGCTCTTCGCATTCAACTGGGCCGCGCTGAACCCGGAGCGGGTGACCGCACTCTATGTCGATGCCCCGGTTTGCGATTTCAAGAGCTGGCCCGGTGGGAAGGGCGTGGGGCCGGGTAGCCCGGAGGACTGGAAGCGCTGCTTGCAGGCCTATGGATTGAGCGAGGCAGAGGCGATGGCTTATTCCAAGAACCCGGTGGATCAGCTGGCCCCCTTGGCGAAGGCGGGAATCCCGGTCCTTGCGGTAATCGGCGATTCAGATGAAGTTGTTCCGGTGGCGGAGAACATCGATCTCGTTGAAAAACGCTACAAGGAACTCGGCGGGAAGATCGAGGTGATCCGCAAGGCCGGTGGCAAACATCATCCGCATAGCCTCCCCGACCCCAAGCCGATCGTGGATTTCATCACTGCTGCCGAAGCAAGGCAGTGA
- a CDS encoding phage terminase small subunit P27 family — protein MGARGTKPKENLASMAGALSPLVQKAPDGIRGGNGAKKEYERLARELAKLGHLTDLNRQILVEYVEARELADMALDELHDLGVTLENSESGNRYMNPAMTVLSMANASMERAAKALGMTPLALQSIKNVKTPAREKKEDGPSGFLTGGG, from the coding sequence ATGGGAGCGCGCGGAACGAAGCCGAAAGAGAACCTTGCCAGCATGGCCGGGGCGCTTTCGCCGTTGGTACAAAAGGCCCCGGATGGGATTCGCGGAGGAAATGGCGCGAAGAAGGAGTATGAGCGGCTTGCGAGGGAACTCGCGAAGCTGGGACACCTTACCGACCTGAACCGCCAGATCCTTGTGGAGTATGTCGAGGCTCGCGAGCTGGCGGACATGGCGCTCGATGAGCTGCATGACCTCGGGGTGACCTTGGAGAATTCCGAGAGCGGCAACCGCTACATGAACCCGGCAATGACGGTGCTCTCGATGGCCAATGCCTCGATGGAGCGCGCGGCCAAGGCGCTGGGCATGACTCCCCTCGCCCTGCAGTCGATCAAGAACGTGAAAACTCCAGCCCGTGAAAAGAAAGAAGACGGCCCCAGCGGCTTCCTCACCGGCGGCGGTTGA
- a CDS encoding head maturation protease, ClpP-related, with translation MKRPILFDQNAILATLEGRKLTKKQRASRPDNVLPSFENVAAAKGKKSARMYLYDAVSYWTGNDARTFQRMLSDSDAEEIHLHINSPGGSVFEGVAIFNLLADHNADVIVHIDGIAASIASVIALAGDTVNIAENGMVMIHNPSVFAWGDSDVMRKQAEVLDQIKAAILNTYESRTKLGRDALSAAMDEETWYSADEAISAGFAAAKFSPPKARALWLPEDYELPDTAAMLAKPKEEEEEEGEEPPPAPEPEHRGTVEDVAAAADLIAKIRLSHGL, from the coding sequence ATGAAACGCCCCATCCTCTTTGACCAAAACGCGATCCTCGCCACGCTCGAGGGCCGCAAACTCACGAAGAAGCAGAGGGCTTCCCGTCCTGACAACGTGCTTCCGTCCTTCGAAAACGTCGCCGCGGCCAAGGGCAAGAAATCCGCGCGGATGTATCTCTACGACGCGGTTTCCTACTGGACCGGCAATGATGCACGGACCTTTCAGCGGATGCTTTCCGACAGCGACGCCGAAGAGATCCACCTTCACATCAACTCCCCGGGTGGATCCGTCTTCGAAGGCGTTGCCATTTTCAACCTGCTGGCGGACCATAATGCCGACGTGATCGTTCACATCGACGGCATCGCCGCCTCGATTGCCAGCGTCATCGCCCTCGCCGGCGACACGGTGAACATCGCCGAGAATGGCATGGTCATGATCCACAATCCCAGCGTGTTTGCCTGGGGAGATTCGGACGTCATGCGGAAACAGGCCGAGGTCCTCGACCAGATCAAAGCGGCCATCCTCAATACCTACGAGAGCCGTACCAAGCTCGGCCGTGACGCGCTTTCCGCTGCCATGGATGAAGAGACCTGGTATTCCGCCGACGAGGCCATCTCCGCGGGCTTTGCCGCTGCCAAATTCTCTCCGCCGAAGGCCAGGGCCCTCTGGCTCCCCGAGGACTACGAGCTCCCCGATACCGCCGCGATGCTCGCCAAGCCAAAGGAAGAGGAAGAGGAAGAGGGCGAAGAGCCCCCGCCAGCACCGGAACCCGAGCACCGAGGAACGGTGGAAGACGTCGCCGCCGCCGCCGATCTCATCGCCAAGATCCGCCTGTCCCATGGACTCTGA
- a CDS encoding sodium-translocating pyrophosphatase, translated as MQKFLTDHGIGTSLTFGVLGLAAAVILIRMVLAAPAGNSRMEEIAKAVQDGAKAYLHRQLVTISVIAVVLLIAIFWLRDWQTALGFIIGAVCSLAAGYIGMMVAVRANVRTAEGASKSYHTAMRVAFNGGAVTGLLVVALGLLSVGIFFLFIREISGSPRAAVDSLVGLALGSSLISVFARLGGGIYTKAADVGADLVGKIEQNLQEDDPRNPATIADNVGDNVGDCAGMAADVFETYAVSLIGGVLVGYLTSATDSMQPLVYPFLICGISILGALLGILFVNIARIGATPALVGGVAISGIVSSVLLWPLTHTLFPQAVEFAGKAVGAGQLYHCVLVGIGLTFATVIITNYFTSTAHQPVRRLARACETGHATNIIAGISTGHHATVLPVLCIVGSIWYTHSEAGLYGIAIAVVSMLSLSGIIISLDAFGPITDNAGGIAVMSDLDPQVREVTDKLDAVGNTMKAVTKGYAIASAGLAAMVLFGSYVEELKVHLEQDFTFDLMDPRVIIGLFIGGLLPFSFTAYAMDAVGSAAGAVVKEVRRQITAFPGILDGTHTPEYGQCVDIVTKAALRQMILPALLPLIFVIVVAKIPALGPIALGGLLVGTIVTGLFIGIAMTSSGGAWDNAKKYIEDGNHGGKGTIAHRASVTGDTVGDPYKDTAGPAVNPMIKVVNILAILVIPILFR; from the coding sequence GTGCAGAAATTCCTGACCGACCACGGCATCGGAACCTCCCTGACCTTCGGTGTCCTCGGACTTGCCGCCGCCGTTATCTTGATCCGGATGGTCCTCGCCGCACCCGCAGGGAATTCCCGCATGGAGGAAATCGCCAAGGCCGTGCAAGATGGTGCCAAGGCCTATCTCCACCGGCAACTCGTCACCATCAGCGTGATTGCCGTGGTGCTTCTCATCGCGATCTTCTGGCTTCGAGATTGGCAGACCGCGCTGGGATTCATTATCGGCGCGGTTTGCTCGCTAGCAGCCGGGTATATCGGGATGATGGTCGCGGTCCGGGCGAATGTGCGCACTGCCGAAGGGGCGTCGAAAAGCTACCATACGGCCATGCGGGTGGCCTTCAACGGAGGAGCGGTCACCGGCTTGTTGGTTGTCGCGCTCGGGCTCCTTTCAGTGGGCATTTTCTTCCTCTTCATTCGCGAGATATCCGGAAGCCCGCGGGCAGCGGTGGATTCGCTGGTGGGTCTCGCCCTCGGGAGTTCGCTCATCAGCGTCTTCGCCCGGCTCGGGGGAGGCATTTATACCAAGGCGGCCGATGTCGGTGCCGATCTGGTCGGCAAGATCGAACAGAATCTTCAAGAGGACGATCCTCGCAATCCGGCGACCATCGCCGACAACGTGGGAGACAATGTCGGCGACTGCGCGGGCATGGCAGCGGATGTCTTTGAAACCTACGCTGTCAGCCTGATCGGCGGTGTCTTGGTCGGCTACCTGACCTCGGCCACGGACAGCATGCAGCCTCTGGTCTACCCCTTCCTGATCTGCGGCATCTCGATCCTCGGTGCACTGCTCGGGATCCTTTTCGTGAACATCGCAAGGATCGGGGCGACTCCGGCATTGGTAGGCGGCGTCGCGATCAGCGGCATTGTCTCTTCCGTGTTACTCTGGCCGCTGACCCACACTCTCTTCCCTCAGGCGGTGGAATTCGCAGGCAAGGCAGTCGGCGCCGGACAACTCTATCACTGCGTGCTGGTCGGCATTGGCCTGACCTTCGCCACGGTCATCATCACGAACTACTTCACTTCCACCGCGCACCAACCCGTGCGGCGCCTAGCCAGAGCCTGCGAAACCGGGCACGCGACCAATATCATCGCGGGCATCAGCACCGGCCACCACGCCACCGTACTGCCGGTGCTCTGCATCGTCGGCTCCATCTGGTATACTCATTCGGAAGCCGGTCTCTACGGCATCGCCATCGCAGTGGTCAGCATGCTGAGCCTTTCCGGCATCATCATCTCTCTGGATGCCTTCGGTCCGATCACGGACAACGCCGGCGGCATCGCCGTGATGAGCGACCTCGATCCCCAAGTGCGAGAGGTCACCGACAAGCTCGATGCAGTGGGCAATACGATGAAGGCCGTGACCAAGGGTTACGCCATCGCCTCCGCAGGCCTCGCCGCCATGGTGCTCTTCGGCTCCTATGTGGAGGAACTCAAAGTCCACCTCGAGCAAGACTTCACCTTCGACCTGATGGATCCGCGCGTGATCATCGGCCTCTTCATCGGCGGGCTGCTCCCCTTCTCTTTCACCGCCTACGCGATGGATGCGGTGGGCAGCGCAGCCGGGGCGGTGGTGAAGGAGGTGCGGCGGCAGATCACCGCCTTTCCGGGCATCCTGGATGGCACCCATACGCCGGAATACGGGCAGTGCGTGGATATCGTGACGAAGGCGGCGCTCCGCCAAATGATCCTGCCCGCACTCCTGCCGCTGATCTTCGTCATCGTGGTGGCCAAGATCCCGGCCCTCGGGCCCATCGCCCTGGGCGGCCTGCTCGTCGGCACCATCGTCACCGGCCTCTTCATCGGCATTGCCATGACCTCTTCAGGCGGCGCGTGGGACAACGCAAAGAAGTATATCGAAGACGGCAACCACGGCGGGAAAGGAACGATCGCCCACCGGGCCAGTGTCACCGGAGATACCGTCGGAGATCCTTACAAGGATACCGCCGGTCCGGCCGTGAATCCGATGATCAAGGTGGTCAATATCCTGGCCATCCTGGTGATCCCCATTCTCTTCCGATAA
- a CDS encoding NACHT domain-containing protein has product MTNSPDLIPLSQKEAALRELSEDDFRDQLIRPLFLRKGFVHGEEMCGNDEEGKDCYFTTVDKMGVEMIYAVQTKTGNLNMASDASKNLLNAVTQMKMVMNTSVVNTKTKVKSKPSVGILCASGKINQAARKYIAQEVKEVNLRFMDHHEIINDVDALYPEYWVGISAKRNPYLVALYEELDASKDELSLVNILADLELTSAVSEEGYANLRLCRTFIKHEKSHGKLTQKPDFEEISGVAILSRRKQLLLIKGDGGFGKSTLLRRLAEIESKRTVGGHGSLVPVIMRSTSIVADDASILEMAAATTSKINKSMRDAGFTQSDLNEGNVLLLIDALDEASSDSQKQLLSAKVAKFHADFPKCKIVLTTRPHSFIGRCPFLSSFEEWNVLPLEIKEAQKLLNIAAKNKVIPVEKTAEVLRQLNQIHGIEINPLLVTIMTATADAQRKDIPANITELFAKFCEIMLGRWDSKKGFSQQFEGPLKHRLLGDLALYMHSQGLTSIPEEECEGYLRQRLEKLTDSGEKIDVLLEELVHRSGLLRIGEKGIEFRHLLLQEYFAGCAIKDSMVILPYMGDEWWRRVIVFYFGSNPDDSDGLLSTAVDSKLVTAGEKFCAAVTVGLASQACYFVDIPDRVEVLHWVCQTLAGNLNESSSDAKYPLNEFLVNYLMGRDAVASEIIKHLLSKAENGCDQSEVYHFWVTVGLIEAGNLEAAFGSIKAKKVKDPRLLIALYMGSFATSKARITSKVTKGIADDICEYLEPYVAHHRKELLKEFRSILLEARGGKLVEAISEVDVEVEA; this is encoded by the coding sequence ATGACTAACTCGCCTGATTTGATACCCCTCTCTCAGAAGGAAGCGGCACTTCGTGAATTGTCCGAGGATGATTTTCGCGATCAGCTGATTCGACCTTTGTTTCTTCGCAAAGGCTTTGTTCATGGAGAGGAAATGTGCGGCAATGATGAGGAAGGGAAGGACTGCTACTTCACGACGGTGGATAAAATGGGCGTCGAAATGATTTACGCTGTTCAGACCAAAACGGGTAATCTCAATATGGCTTCTGACGCTTCGAAGAACCTGCTCAATGCCGTCACCCAGATGAAGATGGTGATGAACACAAGCGTGGTTAATACGAAAACAAAGGTTAAGAGTAAGCCGAGTGTTGGGATTTTATGTGCCAGCGGGAAGATTAACCAGGCGGCTCGAAAGTATATTGCTCAAGAGGTAAAGGAGGTCAATTTGCGGTTTATGGATCACCATGAGATCATCAATGACGTTGATGCTCTTTATCCCGAATACTGGGTCGGGATCTCGGCCAAGCGAAATCCCTACCTGGTAGCCCTTTACGAGGAACTTGATGCTTCAAAAGACGAGCTCTCACTGGTAAATATCTTGGCAGATCTTGAGTTGACCTCTGCGGTGAGTGAGGAGGGGTATGCCAACTTGAGATTATGCAGAACCTTCATTAAGCACGAGAAATCACATGGTAAACTAACCCAGAAACCAGATTTCGAGGAGATTTCTGGTGTCGCAATACTTTCTAGGAGAAAGCAACTTTTGCTTATTAAGGGGGATGGCGGGTTCGGCAAGTCGACCCTTCTTCGCAGGCTCGCAGAGATCGAAAGTAAAAGGACGGTCGGAGGGCACGGGTCGCTGGTGCCAGTTATAATGCGTTCCACATCTATTGTTGCGGATGATGCATCAATCTTAGAGATGGCCGCGGCTACCACTTCAAAAATTAATAAGAGCATGCGTGACGCCGGTTTCACGCAAAGCGACCTAAATGAAGGAAATGTTCTTCTACTAATCGACGCGTTGGATGAAGCATCCAGCGATTCGCAAAAGCAGCTGCTCTCTGCAAAGGTTGCCAAGTTTCACGCGGATTTTCCGAAATGTAAGATTGTGCTGACTACTCGACCGCATTCATTCATCGGAAGATGTCCTTTTCTATCGTCATTTGAAGAGTGGAATGTGCTCCCTCTGGAGATCAAGGAAGCTCAGAAACTGCTCAACATAGCCGCAAAGAATAAAGTCATTCCGGTGGAGAAGACCGCCGAGGTCTTAAGGCAGCTCAATCAGATTCACGGGATCGAAATAAATCCGTTGCTAGTGACGATCATGACCGCAACAGCGGATGCGCAGCGAAAAGACATCCCGGCCAATATTACCGAACTGTTTGCGAAATTCTGCGAGATCATGTTGGGTCGCTGGGATAGTAAAAAAGGCTTTAGCCAGCAGTTTGAAGGACCCCTAAAGCACCGGTTGCTCGGTGACCTGGCACTCTACATGCATTCGCAAGGTTTGACTTCAATTCCGGAGGAGGAATGTGAAGGCTACCTGCGACAACGATTGGAGAAGCTTACCGATTCGGGAGAAAAGATCGACGTTCTGCTTGAGGAGTTGGTTCATCGCTCCGGCCTGCTACGGATTGGGGAGAAGGGCATCGAATTCAGGCATCTCTTGCTCCAAGAATACTTTGCGGGATGTGCTATTAAGGACTCGATGGTAATCCTGCCATATATGGGTGACGAATGGTGGAGGAGGGTGATCGTGTTTTATTTTGGATCGAATCCAGATGATAGTGACGGGCTGCTCTCTACTGCGGTTGATTCTAAGCTGGTTACAGCAGGAGAAAAGTTTTGTGCTGCCGTTACAGTTGGCTTGGCCTCGCAGGCGTGCTACTTTGTTGACATTCCCGACCGTGTCGAAGTCCTGCATTGGGTTTGTCAAACGTTGGCAGGGAATCTCAATGAGAGTTCTTCTGATGCGAAGTATCCCTTGAATGAGTTTTTGGTAAATTACTTGATGGGGCGAGATGCTGTTGCTTCGGAAATCATTAAGCATCTGCTTTCAAAGGCGGAGAATGGCTGTGATCAGAGCGAAGTATATCATTTTTGGGTAACTGTTGGGCTAATCGAAGCAGGGAATTTAGAGGCCGCCTTTGGAAGCATCAAAGCGAAAAAGGTAAAAGATCCTCGGCTCTTAATCGCGCTATACATGGGTTCGTTTGCAACTTCAAAGGCAAGGATCACTTCAAAGGTTACCAAAGGGATCGCAGACGACATCTGCGAATATCTAGAGCCATATGTCGCACACCATCGGAAGGAATTGCTCAAAGAGTTCCGTTCAATCCTCCTGGAGGCCAGAGGCGGCAAGCTCGTTGAAGCGATATCCGAGGTGGATGTTGAGGTTGAGGCCTAG
- a CDS encoding terminase large subunit has translation MKRKKTAPAASSPAAVEHAAIDYAREVVAGDRLACRWVKLACERFLRDLERKDIRFDVAAADRAIAFIQAFRHYKGQWAGQRMTLEAWQKFVIGNIFGWKWVDSGLRRFKYAHIEVPRKNGKTLLAAGISLYMLCADGEGGAEVYNAATKKDQAMILHRDARVLIEKSKDPDFKAAFDIRKNPPIIEYGAADSFMKPLGRDTEGDTTDGLNPHAVIADETHAWTTPGFWNVLNSALGARSQPLFLMITTAGHNMDSVGRSHSLIVQRILKGEDGGEGDDYFGIIFTIDEGDNIEDPITWAKANPLYGVTVDEKKFRSQLALAKADPAINRELKTKWLNIWINQASLWLDSDKWSKCRLDFDKRKLEGLRCYGGLDLAITRDLSSLVWVFPPQDWLERWTLLAHFWCPAEDIITRSKRDKVPYQTWAERGFITPTPGEVMDFGYIKSQIEHDCRLYDVRAVGYDKTYAASIVNPLVEEGVNMMSFSQGIMTISPFAKELERLVIEETKLNHFGHPVLAWNAGNVVVKTDANGNIKPDKSKSEERIDGIIAAIMGLGVAIEEEYGGSLAGDWHCTVV, from the coding sequence GTGAAAAGAAAGAAGACGGCCCCAGCGGCTTCCTCACCGGCGGCGGTTGAGCACGCTGCGATCGACTACGCGCGGGAGGTGGTGGCCGGGGACCGGCTGGCTTGCCGGTGGGTCAAGCTGGCATGCGAGCGCTTCCTCCGCGACCTCGAGCGGAAAGACATCCGCTTCGATGTGGCCGCCGCGGATCGGGCGATCGCCTTCATCCAGGCGTTCCGGCACTACAAGGGCCAATGGGCCGGGCAGCGGATGACGCTCGAGGCGTGGCAGAAGTTCGTGATCGGAAACATCTTCGGTTGGAAGTGGGTCGATAGCGGTCTGCGGCGCTTCAAGTATGCGCACATCGAGGTGCCCCGGAAGAACGGCAAGACCCTGCTCGCCGCTGGTATCTCGCTCTACATGCTCTGTGCCGATGGCGAGGGCGGGGCCGAGGTCTACAACGCGGCCACGAAGAAGGATCAGGCGATGATCCTTCACCGCGACGCCCGGGTCCTGATCGAGAAAAGCAAGGATCCCGATTTCAAGGCGGCCTTCGATATCCGGAAGAACCCGCCGATCATCGAGTATGGCGCCGCGGATTCCTTCATGAAGCCCTTGGGCCGGGACACTGAGGGCGACACCACCGACGGCCTGAACCCGCATGCCGTGATTGCCGATGAGACGCACGCCTGGACGACTCCCGGCTTCTGGAACGTGCTGAACTCCGCACTAGGTGCGCGGTCGCAGCCGCTCTTCCTCATGATCACCACGGCGGGCCACAATATGGATTCCGTGGGCCGGTCGCACTCCCTCATCGTCCAGCGGATCCTAAAGGGCGAGGACGGCGGCGAGGGTGATGACTACTTCGGCATCATCTTCACGATCGATGAAGGCGACAACATTGAGGACCCGATCACCTGGGCGAAGGCAAACCCGCTTTATGGCGTCACGGTCGATGAAAAGAAGTTCCGGTCCCAGCTCGCGCTGGCCAAGGCGGATCCGGCGATCAATCGGGAGCTCAAAACGAAATGGCTGAACATCTGGATCAACCAGGCATCGCTCTGGCTCGACTCCGACAAGTGGAGCAAATGCCGGCTCGATTTCGACAAGCGGAAGCTCGAAGGCCTGCGTTGCTATGGAGGGCTCGACCTCGCCATCACCCGCGACCTTTCGTCGCTTGTGTGGGTGTTTCCGCCACAGGATTGGCTCGAGCGCTGGACCTTACTCGCGCATTTCTGGTGCCCGGCGGAGGACATCATCACCCGATCGAAGCGGGACAAGGTGCCCTATCAGACCTGGGCGGAGCGGGGCTTCATCACTCCGACGCCGGGAGAGGTCATGGACTTCGGTTACATCAAGTCCCAGATCGAGCATGACTGCCGGCTCTACGACGTGCGGGCCGTCGGCTACGACAAGACCTATGCCGCTTCGATCGTTAATCCGCTCGTGGAGGAGGGCGTGAACATGATGAGCTTCTCCCAGGGCATCATGACCATCTCACCCTTCGCCAAGGAGCTCGAGCGGCTGGTGATCGAGGAAACGAAGCTGAACCACTTCGGTCACCCGGTCCTTGCGTGGAATGCCGGCAATGTCGTCGTGAAGACCGACGCCAACGGCAACATAAAGCCGGACAAGAGCAAATCGGAGGAGCGCATTGACGGCATTATTGCCGCGATAATGGGACTTGGTGTCGCTATTGAGGAGGAATACGGGGGGTCACTAGCAGGGGACTGGCATTGCACAGTAGTCTAA